The sequence CCCCCAACTGAGGCCCGATTTGGTTCTGGTAACCATCTGAAGAAAAAGGGCCTGGAACCAGCATTCGCGTCTGATACGGCGACGGACATCTGGCTCTGCAATTGCTTTCCTTATTTGGTTGGAGACGCTGTGTCGTTGAAAAAAGTCCTGATCGTCGACGATTCCCTGGCCGAGACCAAGGTGATGCAGGCGGTCCTAGAACAGGCCGGCTACTGGTCGGTGGCGTTAAACGATCCCACCCGCTTGGAGCAGACCATCGAGATCGAGCATCCGGGCCTGATTCTGCTGGACGTGGTTATGCCCCAGCGCAACGGCTTTCAGGCCTGTCGCGAGCTGAAGTCCAGCCCGGTGTACGGGCGCATTCCGGTGGTTCTGGTGACCTCGAAAAACACCGAGAGTGACAAGTTCTGGGCGCAGCAGCAGGGCGCGGATGGTTACGTGGTGAAGCCGTTTACTCGCGATCAGTTGCTGGGAGAGATTCAGAAGTTTCTTTGAGGCGAATTGGTGTGATGCACGAAAAACAAGACGCGGCGCAAGTCGAAGCGGTGGCCCTGCCGGAGGAAGGAGCCGAGGCGGGACAGAATGAGGCACTCGACAATTCTGCCTTGCCGCAGGAGCCGCTATTCGTGTGCCAGTACTGCGTGTTTCGCGCGGGTCGCGAGCGTTTTTGCCTCGAGGTGCTGAATATCGAGGAGGTAGTGGAATGGCCCTTGGTGACCCCGGTGCCGCTGTCGCCGAAATTCCTGGTGGGTGTGT comes from Terriglobales bacterium and encodes:
- a CDS encoding response regulator — translated: PPTEARFGSGNHLKKKGLEPAFASDTATDIWLCNCFPYLVGDAVSLKKVLIVDDSLAETKVMQAVLEQAGYWSVALNDPTRLEQTIEIEHPGLILLDVVMPQRNGFQACRELKSSPVYGRIPVVLVTSKNTESDKFWAQQQGADGYVVKPFTRDQLLGEIQKFL